A region of Gemmatimonadales bacterium DNA encodes the following proteins:
- a CDS encoding alkaline phosphatase family protein, protein MPSTAPRLLLIGLDAADPELIDRWTSDGTLPNLAALRRAGISGRLASSAQHLAGSPWPTFYTGQPPSQHGLYHDYQWRAESMGFAAPGEDWLSLSPFWRHLGARVSSVIYDMPMALGMEPFNGVEVAGWAAHDKLAPPASHPADLLSEIKRRFGEWHIGPESYGAVSAAELLELRDQLRDGVRRSTDLALWLLERPWNLAIVAFGALHRGGHRLFDRTSIAGAATKAQGASFDGALRELYVECDAALGRLVAAAPDATVIAFSVHGMMANTARVDLLEDMLARVLNGNSSAHPKRGMMRRFGEAIPTEWRRAITARVPRAFRERLVNRWATGGIAWDRTRAFTLRADLQGYVRLNLQGRERQGIVPPASVAALRDQIAEGLLTFRDAATGEPLIAAIEPIDGLFPDGNRRDNLPDIVVRWSDAPAAPHVAVESPRFGRIERATPGRIPNGRSGNHRGEGFIIARGPGIAAGARLGATPHILDLAPTVVRLLGTTSSVPLAGRVLPELVGSV, encoded by the coding sequence ATGCCCTCCACCGCCCCTCGCCTGCTGCTCATCGGACTCGACGCCGCCGACCCCGAGCTGATCGACCGCTGGACCAGCGACGGCACGCTCCCGAACCTCGCCGCGCTGCGCCGCGCCGGCATCTCCGGCCGCCTCGCCAGCTCCGCGCAACATCTCGCCGGCTCGCCCTGGCCCACCTTCTACACCGGCCAGCCGCCGTCGCAGCACGGGCTCTACCACGACTATCAGTGGCGCGCCGAGTCAATGGGATTTGCCGCGCCCGGCGAGGACTGGCTCTCGCTCTCGCCCTTCTGGCGCCACCTCGGCGCCCGCGTTTCCTCCGTCATCTACGACATGCCGATGGCGCTCGGCATGGAGCCGTTCAACGGCGTCGAGGTCGCGGGCTGGGCCGCGCACGACAAGCTGGCGCCGCCCGCTTCGCACCCCGCCGATCTCCTGAGCGAGATCAAGCGCCGCTTCGGCGAGTGGCACATCGGGCCCGAGTCGTACGGGGCAGTGTCGGCGGCCGAGCTGCTCGAGCTGCGCGACCAGTTGCGCGACGGCGTTCGCCGCTCGACCGACCTGGCGCTCTGGCTGCTCGAGCGGCCGTGGAACCTCGCGATCGTCGCGTTCGGCGCGCTGCACCGCGGCGGCCACCGGCTCTTCGACCGCACGAGCATCGCGGGCGCGGCCACCAAAGCCCAGGGCGCGAGCTTCGACGGCGCCCTGCGCGAGCTGTACGTCGAGTGCGACGCGGCCCTCGGCCGGCTGGTGGCCGCGGCGCCCGACGCCACCGTGATCGCGTTTTCGGTCCACGGCATGATGGCCAATACCGCGCGCGTGGATCTGCTGGAGGACATGCTGGCGCGCGTGCTCAACGGGAACAGCAGCGCGCACCCGAAGCGCGGCATGATGCGCCGATTCGGCGAAGCGATTCCGACCGAGTGGCGGCGCGCCATCACCGCCCGGGTGCCGCGCGCCTTTCGCGAGCGGCTGGTGAATCGATGGGCGACCGGCGGCATCGCGTGGGATCGCACCCGCGCGTTCACCCTCCGCGCCGACTTGCAGGGCTACGTGCGACTGAATCTCCAGGGGCGCGAGCGGCAGGGCATCGTACCCCCCGCGTCAGTCGCAGCGTTGCGCGACCAGATCGCCGAGGGGCTGCTCACCTTTCGCGATGCCGCCACCGGCGAGCCGCTGATCGCCGCCATCGAGCCGATCGACGGGCTCTTTCCCGACGGCAATCGGCGCGACAACCTGCCCGACATCGTCGTGCGCTGGAGCGACGCGCCCGCCGCGCCGCACGTCGCGGTGGAGTCGCCGCGGTTCGGCCGGATCGAGCGCGCGACGCCCGGCCGGATTCCGAACGGGCGGAGCGGCAATCACCGCGGCGAGGGTTTCATCATTGCGCGCGGGCCCGGCATTGCGGCCGGCGCGCGGCTCGGCGCCACGCCGCACATCCTCGACCTCGCGCCGACCGTCGTGCGCCTGCTCGGCACCACCTCGAGCGTGCCGCTCGCAGGCCGCGTGCTTCCGGAGCTCGTCGGGTCGGTGTGA
- a CDS encoding glycosyltransferase — MKVVHLIDHMGLGGQQLVVRDLATAHAADVEPAVWALSRRELPGTAERFAAASVPYCTLGLSRTSPLALAGLRRALRDARPDVLHLHLEYATLFGTLAALSLAAPRPLLVASLANDPHRHSSLHRRAGRLLARYIDLHITISPSLHDAVLRAYAGRPRRVVLVRLGIDLASAERSAADPRRVAEYRAAARRVIGTVARLVPQKAVHVLLDAAPALLRAEPSTRILIVGDGPLRSQLVAQAHRLGIAGAVTFAGYQGDTVSAYAAMDVFVLPSRDEGFGLVFLEAMAMGVPVVGTRVVGSQDAVEDGVTGLLVPFGDPAALAGAVLRLFADEQLRHRLCATASARVRRDHSRERPVKEIESLYRELMDRRIAALNGPPRAPVAVEARTHG, encoded by the coding sequence ATGAAAGTCGTCCACCTGATCGATCACATGGGCCTCGGAGGCCAGCAGCTCGTCGTGCGCGACCTCGCCACCGCGCACGCGGCCGACGTGGAGCCCGCCGTCTGGGCGCTGAGCCGCCGCGAGCTGCCCGGTACAGCCGAGCGATTCGCCGCGGCCAGCGTGCCGTACTGCACGCTGGGCCTTTCGCGCACGAGCCCGCTTGCGCTCGCCGGCCTGCGCCGAGCGCTCCGTGACGCGCGGCCCGACGTGCTCCACCTCCACCTCGAGTACGCCACGCTGTTCGGCACCCTTGCCGCGCTCTCGCTCGCGGCGCCGCGCCCGTTGCTCGTCGCGTCGCTGGCGAACGATCCGCACCGGCACTCGTCGCTCCACCGTCGCGCCGGGCGCCTGCTCGCGCGCTACATCGACCTGCACATCACGATCTCGCCGAGCCTGCACGATGCCGTGCTGCGCGCCTATGCCGGGCGCCCGCGCCGCGTGGTTCTCGTGCGCTTAGGGATCGACCTCGCCTCCGCGGAGCGATCCGCGGCCGACCCGCGCCGAGTCGCCGAGTATCGGGCCGCTGCGCGGCGCGTGATCGGCACGGTGGCGCGGCTGGTGCCCCAGAAAGCCGTCCACGTGCTGCTCGACGCCGCGCCCGCGCTGCTCCGCGCGGAGCCCTCCACGCGGATTCTGATCGTGGGCGACGGGCCGCTCCGGAGCCAGCTCGTTGCACAGGCTCATCGGCTCGGCATTGCCGGGGCCGTGACGTTCGCGGGCTACCAGGGGGACACGGTGTCAGCCTACGCCGCGATGGACGTGTTCGTGCTTCCGTCGCGCGACGAGGGATTCGGGCTCGTCTTTCTCGAGGCGATGGCGATGGGCGTGCCGGTGGTCGGCACCCGCGTGGTGGGGAGCCAGGATGCGGTCGAAGACGGCGTCACGGGGCTGCTGGTACCGTTCGGCGATCCGGCGGCGCTCGCGGGCGCGGTCCTTCGCCTCTTTGCCGACGAGCAGCTCCGCCACCGGCTTTGCGCCACGGCGAGTGCGCGGGTGCGGCGAGATCACTCGCGCGAGCGCCCGGTCAAAGAGATCGAATCGCTCTATCGCGAATTGATGGACCGGCGGATCGCCGCCCTGAATGGCCCGCCGCGCGCACCGGTGGCGGTCGAGGCACGCACCCATGGGTGA
- a CDS encoding alkaline phosphatase family protein has product MGDAAYDRVFILELTGPTLDFILERRAALPNFGRFLAEGAWGRLTGPPQPVAPQSFATLLTGRNPGATGLFDFFTFAAGGYDRVPYSTTLLRQPTFVQRLSDQGKRVGLVNVPLTFPLPKLNGFVVSGDEGIGDEFAWPPEVCRQLTADGYVVPFGASYSPGREHELTDHAMRVLAMRRRALRTLFGGGQWDFGMLTLHMYGELLHAFWRFYDPAHPEYRPLAEVFGDRDPFLEPLVEIDDMLGEIVELAGPRALVLVLGAWGHRLEHTRVHLNAALARSGDLHFRRNPRALVKRVMFRSGVTAASAERLAHRLNLWKLFHYGLPRGKRANVTGATFLSFRDVDWARTRAVAMGYLGQVFLNVQGHRPLGVIPAARYNAERERIARLVSELRDPRNGRPMVRRVLARDEIYRGDALTDAPDLVVEWMPGYSGDTGLAGGGRLVTLSAANHSSDHCTESVILALGRGVQRGEITAILQDIAPTVLDALGVAVPAELEGSVLSFNTESP; this is encoded by the coding sequence ATGGGTGACGCGGCGTACGATCGCGTTTTCATCCTCGAGCTCACGGGACCGACGCTCGATTTCATCCTCGAGCGGCGCGCGGCGCTCCCGAACTTCGGGCGCTTTCTGGCCGAGGGCGCCTGGGGGCGACTCACCGGCCCGCCCCAGCCGGTGGCGCCGCAGTCGTTCGCGACGCTGCTCACGGGGCGCAACCCGGGTGCGACGGGGCTCTTCGATTTCTTCACGTTCGCCGCCGGCGGCTACGACCGCGTCCCCTACAGCACGACCCTGCTGCGCCAGCCGACGTTCGTCCAGCGGCTGTCGGACCAGGGCAAGCGCGTCGGGCTGGTCAACGTGCCGCTCACTTTCCCGCTGCCGAAGCTGAACGGGTTCGTGGTCTCGGGCGACGAGGGCATCGGCGACGAGTTCGCCTGGCCGCCGGAGGTGTGCCGGCAGCTCACCGCGGATGGGTACGTCGTGCCGTTCGGCGCGTCGTACTCGCCCGGCCGCGAGCACGAGCTCACCGACCACGCGATGCGCGTGCTCGCGATGCGGCGCCGCGCGCTGCGCACGCTGTTCGGCGGCGGACAGTGGGACTTCGGCATGCTCACGTTGCACATGTACGGCGAGCTGCTGCACGCGTTCTGGAGGTTTTACGACCCGGCCCACCCGGAGTACCGGCCCCTGGCCGAGGTGTTCGGCGATCGCGATCCGTTTCTCGAGCCGCTGGTCGAGATCGACGACATGCTGGGCGAGATCGTGGAGCTGGCGGGCCCGCGCGCGCTCGTGCTCGTGCTGGGCGCGTGGGGCCATCGGCTGGAGCACACCCGGGTGCACCTCAACGCCGCGCTCGCGCGCTCGGGTGACCTGCATTTTCGCCGCAATCCGCGCGCGCTGGTGAAGCGCGTCATGTTTCGCTCGGGCGTGACCGCCGCGTCGGCCGAGCGGCTGGCCCATCGGCTCAATCTCTGGAAGCTGTTCCACTACGGGCTACCCCGCGGCAAGCGCGCCAACGTGACCGGGGCGACATTTCTCTCGTTTCGCGACGTCGACTGGGCCCGCACGCGTGCCGTGGCAATGGGCTATCTCGGCCAGGTCTTTCTCAACGTGCAGGGCCACCGCCCGCTCGGTGTCATCCCGGCGGCGCGCTACAATGCCGAACGCGAGCGAATCGCGCGGCTGGTGAGTGAGCTGCGCGACCCCCGCAACGGCAGGCCGATGGTGCGGCGTGTGCTCGCGCGCGACGAGATTTATCGGGGCGATGCGCTCACCGACGCCCCCGATCTCGTCGTCGAATGGATGCCGGGCTATTCCGGCGACACCGGGCTCGCGGGCGGCGGCCGGCTGGTCACGCTGAGCGCGGCGAACCACTCCAGCGACCACTGCACGGAGAGCGTGATCCTGGCACTGGGCCGCGGCGTGCAGCGAGGCGAAATTACGGCCATCCTCCAGGACATCGCGCCGACGGTGCTCGATGCACTCGGCGTCGCCGTGCCTGCGGAGCTCGAGGGCAGCGTGCTTTCATTCAACACGGAGTCTCCATGA
- a CDS encoding pyridoxamine 5'-phosphate oxidase family protein, translating to MTDLYSDAHRALQDRFDTRRLADKLDEINVRTEFSDADRAFIESRDMFWLATVDHLARPTVSYKGGAPGFVRMVDATTLAFPAYDGNGMFYSLGNIDTTAQVGLLFMDFERPYRLRVQGEARVELDDPLLAEFPGALLVVRVGLTYVFQNCPRYVHRYQKVQASRYLPRADGKAPLAGWKRIDLIQDDLPAADQGRAAREGGCMSIEEWAAKSEAGDPEA from the coding sequence ATGACCGACCTCTACAGCGACGCACATCGCGCGTTGCAGGACCGCTTCGACACCCGCCGTCTGGCCGACAAGCTCGACGAGATCAACGTGCGCACCGAGTTCTCCGACGCCGACCGCGCGTTCATCGAGAGCCGGGACATGTTCTGGCTTGCCACGGTGGACCACCTGGCCCGGCCCACCGTGTCGTACAAGGGCGGCGCGCCTGGGTTCGTGCGCATGGTCGATGCGACCACGCTCGCGTTTCCCGCCTACGATGGCAACGGGATGTTCTATTCGCTCGGTAACATCGACACGACGGCGCAGGTGGGGCTCCTGTTCATGGACTTCGAGCGGCCCTATCGGCTGCGGGTCCAGGGCGAGGCGCGCGTCGAGCTCGACGACCCGCTGCTGGCGGAGTTTCCGGGCGCGCTGCTCGTGGTGCGCGTCGGCCTCACGTACGTCTTCCAGAACTGCCCGCGCTACGTGCACCGCTATCAGAAGGTGCAGGCCTCGCGCTATCTGCCTCGGGCCGACGGGAAAGCCCCGCTCGCGGGCTGGAAGCGCATCGACCTGATCCAGGACGATCTGCCCGCGGCGGACCAGGGCCGCGCCGCACGCGAGGGCGGCTGCATGTCGATCGAAGAGTGGGCGGCGAAGTCGGAGGCGGGGGATCCGGAGGCGTGA
- a CDS encoding VOC family protein, whose protein sequence is MTIKRLDHVSVVVDDLAAAIAFFTALGMTVEGEMPVEGAWVDRVNGLERVQVDIVMMRTPDGHGRLELTKFRNPKLVEIEPAIAPPNTLGLRSVMFAVESVDDTVARLRANGAELVGEVAQYKDLYRLCYVRGPAGIIVALAEELF, encoded by the coding sequence ATGACGATCAAGAGATTGGACCATGTCAGCGTGGTCGTCGACGATCTTGCAGCCGCTATCGCGTTTTTCACCGCGCTCGGCATGACGGTCGAAGGCGAGATGCCGGTCGAGGGCGCGTGGGTGGACCGCGTCAATGGGCTCGAACGTGTCCAGGTGGACATCGTTATGATGCGGACCCCGGATGGGCACGGCCGGCTCGAGCTGACGAAGTTTCGCAATCCAAAGCTGGTCGAGATCGAACCGGCGATCGCACCGCCGAACACGCTGGGCCTCCGGAGCGTCATGTTTGCAGTCGAAAGCGTCGACGACACCGTCGCTCGCCTGCGCGCCAACGGCGCCGAACTCGTCGGCGAGGTGGCCCAGTACAAGGACTTGTACAGACTCTGCTACGTGCGAGGCCCTGCGGGCATCATCGTCGCGCTGGCCGAGGAACTCTTCTAG
- a CDS encoding helix-turn-helix transcriptional regulator produces MTRIFVAVADPARRAALLRLFRSDPSMRVVGTIEEADVVCRDEPGEPAGLAGAAARDLLPADAGLGDAVAGAALTLREAEVLRLVADGLANRAIGAALGITASTVKHHLATIFTKLDVSNRAEAVREGVRMGIVAL; encoded by the coding sequence GTGACCCGCATCTTCGTCGCCGTCGCCGACCCAGCGCGCCGTGCCGCGCTGCTCCGGCTCTTCCGTTCGGATCCGTCGATGCGCGTGGTGGGGACGATCGAGGAGGCGGACGTCGTTTGTCGCGACGAGCCCGGCGAGCCCGCCGGCCTCGCGGGCGCCGCCGCGCGCGATCTCCTGCCGGCCGATGCGGGCCTGGGAGATGCCGTCGCGGGCGCCGCGCTCACCCTGCGCGAGGCCGAGGTGCTCCGCCTCGTCGCCGACGGCCTCGCCAACCGCGCCATCGGCGCCGCGCTCGGCATCACGGCGTCGACGGTGAAGCATCACCTCGCCACGATCTTCACCAAGCTCGACGTGAGCAACCGGGCGGAGGCGGTGCGGGAGGGGGTGCGGATGGGGATCGTGGCGCTGTGA
- a CDS encoding trypsin-like peptidase domain-containing protein, with product MSASAMQVLAGELARVVDRIGRSVVQLRAGDWGGGAGVVVADASGRHVVVTNAHVARGGPGARFAGVTADRAALELELVLRDPRRDLAVLTPLDLRRDRTAASLPAPAPLADDGAIRPGHLVVAVGHPMGIANAATAGIVHGIGPVRVAANLPPAHRDLPWLQADVRLAPGNSGGPLCDAAGQVIGINTMVVGGLALAVPAPDVRALLWAFDGGINRGAA from the coding sequence GTGAGCGCGAGCGCGATGCAGGTGCTGGCGGGCGAGCTTGCGCGGGTGGTGGATCGCATCGGGCGGAGCGTGGTTCAACTCCGCGCGGGTGATTGGGGCGGCGGCGCCGGCGTGGTGGTCGCCGACGCAAGCGGGCGGCACGTCGTCGTCACCAACGCGCACGTGGCGCGGGGCGGGCCGGGCGCCCGCTTCGCCGGGGTGACGGCGGACCGAGCGGCGCTCGAGCTCGAGCTCGTGCTGCGCGATCCGCGGCGCGACCTCGCCGTCCTCACGCCGTTGGATTTGCGGCGCGACCGGACCGCGGCGTCGCTGCCCGCTCCGGCGCCGCTCGCCGACGACGGCGCGATCCGGCCCGGGCATCTGGTCGTTGCCGTCGGGCATCCGATGGGCATCGCCAATGCCGCCACCGCGGGAATCGTGCACGGCATCGGTCCGGTGCGCGTCGCCGCGAATCTGCCCCCCGCGCACCGCGACCTTCCGTGGCTTCAGGCCGACGTGCGGCTCGCGCCCGGCAACTCCGGCGGCCCGCTGTGCGACGCGGCGGGGCAGGTGATCGGGATCAACACGATGGTGGTGGGTGGCCTCGCGCTCGCGGTGCCCGCGCCCGACGTGCGGGCGCTACTCTGGGCCTTCGACGGCGGCATCAACCGCGGCGCCGCATGA
- a CDS encoding trypsin-like peptidase domain-containing protein, with the protein MAAPATSALLDLSNQLAAAVERGAQSTVAVHARPQLASTGVHWRDGVIVTTHATVRREQDLWVTLPGGERVAATLQGRDPSTDLAALRIEPGKAPVAEPGDVGAAKPGHLVLALARLDASGPRAAFGAVSATGGPWRCWRGGEIARLVQSDLTLYPGFGGGPLVDIEGRVLGINSGGLSRPFATTLPVETVNRVLDVLLSRGYVPRGWLGAGMQAVRLSPALRQRLALEREGGLLVTTVEPDGPAALGGLLVGDVIVAIDGRPMREPEDVLHVLTGDAVGRTLELSLVRGGARAEIEVLVGERPRGDGRRR; encoded by the coding sequence ATGGCAGCCCCCGCGACCTCCGCATTGCTCGATCTCTCCAATCAGCTCGCCGCCGCGGTCGAGCGCGGTGCGCAGAGCACCGTGGCGGTGCACGCCCGCCCGCAGCTCGCCTCGACGGGCGTCCACTGGCGCGATGGCGTGATCGTCACCACGCACGCCACGGTGCGGCGCGAGCAGGATCTCTGGGTGACGCTGCCGGGCGGCGAGCGCGTCGCCGCCACGCTGCAAGGGCGCGACCCGTCGACCGATCTCGCGGCGCTTCGGATCGAGCCGGGCAAGGCGCCGGTGGCGGAGCCGGGCGACGTGGGCGCGGCGAAGCCGGGCCACCTGGTGCTCGCCCTCGCCCGGCTCGACGCGAGTGGACCGCGCGCGGCGTTCGGCGCGGTGAGCGCCACCGGCGGCCCGTGGCGCTGCTGGCGCGGCGGCGAAATCGCGCGGTTGGTGCAGAGCGACCTGACGCTGTACCCGGGCTTCGGCGGCGGCCCCCTCGTCGACATCGAAGGCCGGGTGCTCGGCATCAACTCGGGCGGGTTGAGCCGGCCGTTCGCGACCACGCTGCCGGTGGAGACGGTGAATCGCGTGCTCGACGTGCTGCTGAGCCGCGGCTACGTCCCGCGCGGCTGGCTCGGCGCGGGCATGCAGGCGGTGCGCCTCTCGCCGGCGCTCCGCCAGCGACTCGCCCTGGAGCGCGAGGGCGGTCTGCTGGTGACCACCGTGGAGCCGGACGGCCCGGCGGCGCTCGGCGGGTTGCTGGTGGGCGACGTGATCGTGGCGATCGACGGCCGCCCGATGCGCGAGCCCGAGGACGTGCTGCACGTGCTCACGGGCGACGCGGTGGGCCGCACGCTCGAGCTGTCGCTCGTGCGGGGCGGTGCGCGGGCCGAGATCGAGGTGCTGGTGGGCGAGCGCCCGCGGGGCGACGGGCGGCGCCGGTGA
- a CDS encoding ankyrin repeat domain-containing protein produces the protein MSSLGRRSLALAAMVALGGLVPDQAHAQRRNDNFDLLTAARAGRLADVEALLARGAVANSRDRKGDTPLMMAATRGDTALAQLLLAHGADVNLADIAGDTPLMGAAYAGHIAMVRLLLAKAADTRPVDRVGKTAMIYAAGEGHADCVQALLDAGVDVNARYAHGETALMWASAYGQLPVVELLLARGADAAVRDDRNKSARTIAAEQHQDAVVERLKAAGTPE, from the coding sequence ATGTCTTCGCTCGGGCGGCGTTCACTCGCGCTCGCCGCTATGGTCGCGCTGGGCGGCCTGGTGCCGGATCAGGCCCACGCTCAGCGGCGTAACGACAACTTCGACCTCCTCACCGCGGCCCGCGCCGGGCGGCTGGCGGACGTGGAGGCGCTGCTCGCCCGCGGCGCGGTCGCGAACTCCCGCGATCGGAAGGGCGACACGCCGCTCATGATGGCCGCGACCAGGGGCGACACGGCGCTCGCGCAGCTCCTGCTCGCGCACGGTGCCGACGTGAACCTCGCCGACATCGCGGGGGACACGCCGCTCATGGGAGCCGCGTACGCCGGCCACATTGCGATGGTGCGGCTGCTGCTCGCCAAGGCCGCCGACACGCGGCCGGTGGATCGGGTGGGCAAGACGGCGATGATCTACGCCGCGGGCGAGGGACATGCCGACTGCGTGCAGGCGCTGCTCGATGCCGGCGTGGACGTGAACGCCCGCTACGCGCACGGCGAGACGGCGCTCATGTGGGCGTCGGCGTACGGGCAGCTGCCGGTGGTGGAGTTGTTGCTCGCGCGCGGGGCCGATGCGGCCGTGCGCGACGACCGGAACAAGAGCGCCCGCACGATCGCCGCGGAACAACACCAGGACGCGGTGGTCGAGCGACTCAAGGCGGCGGGCACGCCCGAGTGA
- a CDS encoding PQQ-binding-like beta-propeller repeat protein, giving the protein MSMRILPAASVLFCPLLLLWPAAGSAQEVGTAGPGAGGVPRDINVSQQMLSGAGSQNNNWLHTNGNYDQTRFYPGNQINTGNVKKLRPAFVFQTEVLETMETAPVIVDGTMYITTAYDHVYALDAATGQQFWHYKHQMGPVTTFCCGPNNRGVAVNGGRVYLGTLDSKLVALDAKTGEVIWQKQIADPEQGYSETMAPTVVDGKVLIGTNGGEYGIRGFVKAFDANSGDLLWTFYTIPEKGHEGTFSPTDATGRDEHRDIAAEKAAFAKDASFYKTLGGGVWMNPSVDLKTRTIYFVVGNPSPDLYGAIRPGDNLYTDALVALDLDNGTYKCHFQYVPHDVWDLDAVSPTILIDAKDKSGKMIPAVMHGGKTGHVYVHDRSNCQLIRYSEAMIPQENMWVLPEPNGARMLPGANGGVEWSPMAFSPKTRLAYALNLHQPMTYHVEEANYPGGSKLWLGGAFKTIPAEKQWGRLAAVNVDDGKVAWKYDTEQPLMGAALATGGDLVFFGEGNGNFNALDARTGKRLWSFNCGAGANAMPVSYMVGGKQYIAEGCGGNTQIDFKRGNSVFVYTLGD; this is encoded by the coding sequence ATGTCGATGCGCATCCTGCCGGCAGCATCCGTCCTGTTCTGTCCACTGCTCCTTCTCTGGCCCGCCGCCGGCAGCGCGCAGGAAGTCGGCACGGCGGGACCCGGAGCGGGAGGCGTCCCCCGCGACATCAACGTGTCGCAGCAGATGCTGAGCGGCGCCGGCAGTCAGAACAACAACTGGCTGCACACCAACGGCAACTACGACCAGACCCGCTTCTATCCCGGCAACCAGATCAACACCGGCAACGTCAAGAAGCTCCGGCCGGCATTCGTCTTCCAGACCGAAGTGCTGGAGACGATGGAAACCGCCCCGGTCATCGTGGACGGGACGATGTACATCACCACGGCGTACGACCACGTGTACGCGCTCGATGCCGCCACCGGCCAGCAGTTCTGGCACTACAAGCACCAGATGGGCCCGGTGACGACGTTCTGCTGCGGCCCGAACAATCGCGGCGTCGCCGTGAACGGCGGCCGCGTGTACCTCGGCACCCTCGACTCGAAGCTGGTCGCGCTCGATGCCAAGACGGGCGAAGTGATTTGGCAGAAGCAGATCGCCGATCCGGAGCAGGGCTACAGCGAGACGATGGCCCCGACGGTGGTGGACGGCAAGGTGCTCATCGGCACCAACGGCGGCGAGTACGGCATCCGCGGCTTCGTGAAGGCGTTCGACGCCAACAGCGGCGACCTGCTCTGGACCTTCTACACGATTCCCGAGAAGGGGCACGAGGGGACGTTCTCGCCGACCGACGCCACGGGCCGCGACGAGCACCGCGACATCGCGGCGGAAAAGGCGGCGTTCGCCAAGGACGCGTCGTTCTACAAGACGCTGGGCGGCGGCGTGTGGATGAATCCCTCGGTCGATCTCAAGACCCGCACGATCTACTTCGTCGTCGGCAACCCCTCGCCCGACCTCTATGGCGCCATCCGGCCCGGCGACAACCTCTACACCGACGCGCTCGTGGCGCTCGATCTCGACAACGGCACCTACAAGTGCCACTTCCAGTACGTGCCGCACGACGTCTGGGACCTCGACGCGGTGAGCCCGACGATCCTGATCGACGCCAAGGACAAGAGCGGGAAGATGATTCCCGCCGTCATGCACGGCGGCAAGACCGGGCACGTGTACGTGCACGACCGGTCCAACTGCCAGCTCATCCGCTACTCCGAGGCGATGATCCCGCAGGAGAACATGTGGGTGCTGCCGGAGCCGAACGGCGCGCGCATGCTGCCCGGCGCCAACGGCGGCGTCGAGTGGTCGCCCATGGCGTTCAGCCCCAAGACCCGCCTGGCGTACGCGCTCAACCTGCACCAGCCGATGACCTATCACGTCGAGGAGGCGAACTACCCCGGCGGGTCGAAGCTCTGGCTGGGCGGCGCGTTCAAGACGATCCCGGCCGAGAAGCAGTGGGGCCGGCTCGCGGCGGTGAACGTGGACGATGGCAAGGTGGCGTGGAAGTACGACACCGAGCAGCCGCTCATGGGCGCGGCACTGGCCACCGGCGGCGATCTCGTCTTCTTCGGCGAGGGCAACGGCAACTTCAACGCGCTCGACGCCAGGACGGGCAAGCGGCTCTGGAGCTTCAACTGCGGCGCCGGCGCCAACGCGATGCCGGTCTCCTACATGGTGGGCGGCAAGCAGTACATCGCCGAGGGCTGCGGGGGCAACACGCAGATCGACTTCAAGCGCGGCAACAGCGTATTCGTGTACACGCTCGGCGATTGA
- a CDS encoding c-type cytochrome: protein MALVAAAAAQDTTAGQSRAQICTACHGPGGSSAQPLVPNLAGQTSRYLYLQLKDFKEDRRADPLMTPVAKSLERQDMYDVAAYFSAQPLHPAEFKTDPARVARGEKKAAETLCTMCHLGEFKGQNEIPRVAGQQHDYVVKQLTAFKTGTRTNDAGTMASVAKTLSDEDIEDLAHYLASLR from the coding sequence TTGGCACTCGTTGCCGCGGCGGCGGCGCAGGACACCACCGCGGGGCAATCCAGGGCGCAGATATGCACGGCGTGCCACGGGCCGGGCGGCAGCTCGGCCCAGCCGCTCGTGCCCAATCTCGCCGGCCAGACCTCCCGATACCTTTATCTCCAACTCAAGGACTTCAAGGAAGACCGCCGGGCGGACCCGCTCATGACGCCCGTCGCCAAGTCGCTCGAGCGGCAGGACATGTACGACGTGGCCGCGTATTTCTCCGCGCAACCGCTGCACCCCGCCGAATTCAAGACCGATCCGGCGCGCGTGGCGCGCGGCGAGAAGAAGGCGGCCGAGACGCTCTGCACCATGTGCCACCTGGGGGAGTTCAAGGGGCAGAACGAGATTCCGCGCGTGGCGGGGCAGCAGCACGACTATGTGGTGAAACAGCTCACGGCGTTCAAGACCGGCACACGGACGAACGACGCGGGAACCATGGCGAGCGTCGCCAAGACGCTTTCGGACGAAGACATCGAGGATCTGGCGCACTATCTCGCAAGCCTTCGGTGA